In the Mycolicibacter sp. MU0102 genome, one interval contains:
- a CDS encoding SDR family oxidoreductase yields MQLSFEDRSYLVTGGGSGIGKAVAAALAAAGADVLIVGRDADRLAKVAAELGDTVRHLPTDVTDEDSVIAAVDAAVAKNGRLHGVVHCAGGSLTIGPITQIDSELWRRTVDLNVNGTLYVLKHAGRALVRGGGGSFVGISSIAASNTHRWFGAYGPTKSALDHMMQLAADELGASWVRVNSIRPGLTRTELVAPILDSPALSEDYRVSTPLPRPGEVEDVANLALFLLSDAAGYITGQVINVDGGQMLRRGPDFSSMLEPAFGADGLRGVVEG; encoded by the coding sequence GTGCAGCTTTCCTTTGAAGACCGCAGCTACCTGGTCACCGGCGGTGGCAGCGGCATCGGCAAGGCCGTGGCCGCCGCGCTGGCGGCCGCCGGGGCCGATGTCCTGATCGTTGGGCGAGACGCCGATCGATTGGCGAAGGTGGCTGCCGAGCTGGGCGACACCGTCCGTCACCTGCCGACCGACGTCACCGACGAGGACAGCGTGATCGCCGCCGTCGATGCCGCCGTGGCCAAGAACGGCCGGCTACACGGCGTGGTGCACTGCGCCGGCGGGTCGCTGACCATCGGGCCGATCACCCAGATCGACTCGGAGCTGTGGCGGCGCACCGTCGACCTCAACGTCAACGGCACCCTGTATGTGCTCAAGCACGCCGGTCGGGCGCTGGTGCGGGGCGGCGGGGGCTCATTCGTCGGGATCTCCTCGATCGCGGCCAGCAACACCCACCGCTGGTTCGGCGCCTACGGGCCCACCAAGTCGGCACTGGACCACATGATGCAGCTGGCCGCCGACGAGCTGGGCGCCTCCTGGGTGCGGGTCAACAGCATCCGCCCGGGCCTGACCCGTACCGAGCTGGTCGCCCCGATCCTGGACTCGCCCGCACTCAGCGAGGACTACCGCGTCTCGACGCCGCTGCCGCGGCCCGGCGAAGTCGAGGACGTCGCCAACCTGGCGCTGTTCCTGCTCAGTGACGCGGCCGGCTACATCACCGGTCAGGTCATCAACGTCGACGGCGGGCAGATGCTGCGCCGCGGCCCAGACTTCTCCTCGATGCTGGAGCCGGCGTTCGGGGCCGACGGGCTGCGCGGAGTGGTCGAAGGCTAG
- a CDS encoding enoyl-CoA hydratase, producing MGTSDTASEQAGETSDRLVDYETLDDGRIARIWLNRPDVHNAQNRTLLVQLDEAFGRAEADDTVRVVILAARGKNFSAGHDLGSEATLLERRPGPAQHPTFQSHGATREPVVEKTYLQEWHFFFQNTCRWRDLRKITIAQVQGNAISAGLMLIWACDLIVAADNARFSDVVGVRLGMPGVEYYAHPWEFGPRKAKELLLTGDSLDADEAHRLGMVSKVFPTDELADKTLEFAQRIAKLPTMAALLIKDSVNGAADAMGFTEALRHGFHIHQLGHAHWAAHNENRAPLGLPPDVEDWRTAGPTAVARRDQP from the coding sequence ATGGGTACATCGGACACCGCATCGGAGCAGGCTGGCGAGACTTCGGATCGCCTGGTCGACTACGAAACGCTCGACGACGGGCGCATCGCCCGGATCTGGCTGAACCGCCCCGACGTGCACAACGCGCAGAATCGCACCCTGCTGGTGCAGCTTGACGAGGCATTCGGCCGCGCGGAGGCCGATGACACCGTCCGGGTGGTGATCCTGGCCGCGCGGGGCAAGAACTTCTCTGCCGGCCACGATCTGGGGTCCGAAGCCACGTTGCTCGAGCGGCGTCCCGGCCCGGCGCAGCACCCGACGTTCCAATCCCACGGCGCCACCCGGGAGCCGGTGGTGGAGAAGACGTACCTGCAGGAGTGGCACTTCTTCTTCCAGAACACCTGCCGGTGGCGCGACCTGCGCAAGATCACCATCGCGCAGGTGCAGGGCAACGCCATCTCGGCCGGGCTGATGCTGATCTGGGCGTGCGACCTGATCGTGGCCGCCGACAACGCCCGGTTCTCCGACGTGGTCGGGGTGCGGCTGGGCATGCCCGGGGTGGAGTACTACGCCCACCCGTGGGAGTTCGGGCCCCGCAAGGCCAAGGAGCTGCTGCTGACCGGGGACTCGCTGGACGCCGACGAGGCGCACCGGCTGGGCATGGTCTCCAAGGTGTTCCCGACCGATGAGCTGGCGGACAAGACGCTGGAGTTCGCCCAGCGCATCGCGAAGCTGCCCACCATGGCTGCGCTGCTGATCAAGGATTCGGTGAACGGCGCTGCCGACGCGATGGGCTTCACCGAGGCGCTGCGGCACGGCTTCCACATCCATCAGCTGGGGCACGCGCACTGGGCGGCCCACAACGAGAACCGGGCTCCGTTGGGGTTGCCCCCGGATGTCGAAGACTGGCGCACCGCCGGGCCCACCGCTGTGGCCCGCCGCGACCAACCCTGA
- a CDS encoding alpha,alpha-trehalose-phosphate synthase (UDP-forming), whose amino-acid sequence MPEAGGSARLDEGEPKLGPAHEPGESDFVVVANRLPIDIEVLPDGTTAWKRSPGGLVTALEPLLRKRRGAWVGWPGSLEAPDGPIDIEDLRLHPVPLDTTDIAEYYEGFSNATLWPLYHDVIVKPIYHRQWWDRYVDVNRRFAEAASRAAAPGATVWVQDYQLQLVPKMLRDLRPDLTIGFFLHIPFPPVELFMQLPWRAEIVDGLLGADLVGFHLAGGAQNFLYLARNLAGAVTSRGSVGVRSRFGEVRLTDRTVRVGAFPISIDSGELDRKARERGIRRRAKEIRAELGHPRKVLLGVDRLDYTKGIDVRLKAFNELLAEGRAKRDDTVLVQLATPSRERVESYQILRDDIERQVGHINGEYSEVGHPVVHYLHRPVPRDELIAFFVASDVMLVTPLRDGMNLVAKEYVACRSDLGGALVLSEFTGAAAELRQAYLVNPHDLECVKDVIEAAINQTPEEGRRRMRALRRQVLAHDVDRWARSFLGALADSAE is encoded by the coding sequence ATGCCGGAGGCCGGCGGTTCAGCGAGGCTCGACGAAGGAGAGCCGAAACTGGGACCGGCGCATGAACCGGGAGAGTCCGATTTCGTCGTGGTGGCCAACCGGCTGCCGATCGACATCGAGGTGCTCCCCGACGGCACAACGGCGTGGAAGCGCAGCCCTGGCGGATTGGTCACCGCACTAGAGCCTCTGCTGCGCAAGCGCCGCGGCGCCTGGGTCGGCTGGCCCGGCAGCCTGGAGGCGCCCGACGGGCCAATCGACATCGAAGACCTGCGGCTGCATCCGGTTCCGTTAGACACCACCGATATCGCCGAGTACTACGAAGGCTTCTCCAACGCCACCCTGTGGCCGCTGTATCACGACGTGATCGTCAAACCGATCTACCACCGGCAGTGGTGGGACCGCTACGTCGACGTCAACCGCCGCTTCGCCGAAGCAGCTTCGCGGGCCGCCGCGCCCGGCGCCACGGTCTGGGTCCAGGACTATCAGCTGCAGCTGGTACCCAAGATGCTGCGGGATCTGCGGCCCGACCTGACCATCGGCTTCTTCCTGCACATCCCGTTCCCCCCGGTGGAGCTGTTCATGCAGCTGCCATGGCGCGCCGAGATCGTCGACGGACTGCTCGGCGCCGACCTGGTCGGCTTTCACCTGGCCGGCGGCGCCCAGAACTTCTTGTACCTTGCCCGCAACCTGGCCGGCGCCGTCACCTCGCGCGGCTCGGTCGGGGTGCGCAGCCGGTTCGGCGAGGTGCGGCTGACCGATCGCACCGTGCGGGTCGGCGCCTTCCCCATCTCGATCGACTCAGGCGAACTGGACCGCAAGGCGCGAGAACGCGGAATCCGCCGGCGCGCCAAAGAGATTCGTGCCGAACTGGGCCATCCTCGCAAGGTCCTGCTCGGCGTGGACCGCCTGGATTACACCAAGGGCATCGACGTCCGACTCAAGGCGTTCAACGAGCTGCTGGCCGAGGGACGCGCCAAGCGGGACGACACCGTACTGGTGCAGCTGGCGACTCCGAGCCGGGAACGGGTGGAGAGCTACCAGATCCTGCGCGACGACATCGAACGCCAAGTCGGCCATATCAACGGCGAGTACAGCGAGGTCGGCCACCCGGTGGTGCACTACCTGCACCGCCCGGTCCCCCGCGATGAGCTGATCGCGTTCTTCGTCGCCAGTGACGTCATGCTGGTCACCCCGCTGCGTGACGGGATGAATCTGGTCGCCAAGGAATACGTGGCGTGCCGCAGCGACCTGGGCGGCGCCTTGGTCTTGAGCGAATTCACCGGTGCCGCAGCGGAATTGCGGCAGGCTTACCTGGTCAACCCGCACGACCTCGAGTGCGTCAAGGACGTCATCGAGGCGGCGATCAACCAGACCCCTGAGGAGGGCCGGCGACGAATGCGGGCGCTGCGCCGTCAGGTACTGGCCCACGACGTGGACCGCTGGGCCCGATCGTTCCTCGGTGCGCTGGCCGACTCCGCGGAGTAA
- a CDS encoding mammalian cell entry protein: MTRKWVLIAVVAGLLAAFVGLGASAGKLYWNRVETHGEQSAREELVKLTADEIPKVLGYEYKTVERSLTETYPMFTGDYRREFEARAVKEIIPQAREKQLVNQVDVVGVAAMVARRASGSVLVFVNRTVTGKSKEKYYEGSRLRVDFRKIDRKWLISNIVPI; encoded by the coding sequence ATGACGCGCAAGTGGGTGTTGATTGCCGTCGTGGCGGGACTGCTCGCTGCGTTCGTGGGTCTTGGCGCATCGGCGGGAAAGCTGTACTGGAACCGGGTTGAGACACATGGTGAGCAGTCGGCGCGCGAGGAATTGGTCAAACTGACCGCCGACGAGATCCCCAAAGTACTTGGCTATGAGTACAAGACTGTGGAACGCAGCCTGACCGAGACCTACCCGATGTTCACCGGGGACTACCGCCGTGAATTCGAGGCTCGTGCCGTCAAGGAGATCATCCCGCAGGCCCGCGAAAAGCAGTTGGTGAACCAGGTCGATGTCGTCGGCGTCGCTGCTATGGTTGCGCGCCGGGCCTCGGGTTCGGTCCTGGTGTTCGTCAACCGCACCGTGACGGGCAAGTCCAAGGAGAAGTACTACGAGGGGAGCCGCCTGCGGGTGGACTTCCGCAAGATCGACCGCAAGTGGCTGATCAGCAATATCGTGCCGATTTAG
- a CDS encoding SDR family oxidoreductase gives MGVYAVTGSASGMGRQAADKLRAAGHTVIGVDLRDADVVADLSGPTGRSAAAEQVLAQCGGRLDGAVLAAGLGPKPGPSMPRTIFEVNFRGVVDLLEAWRPALAAAERAKVVVIGSNSSTTIPAVPRRAVRALLAGKTARAVRTVKLLGPAAPSMAYGASKIAVTRWARRHAVTPAWAVAGIRLNVLAPGAIQTPLLDELLAIPQQAKAVQSFPVPVGGYGNPALLADWMLFMLSDAADFLCGSVIFVDGGTDAYFRSDDWPRSLGISGVPRYLLRMRSFRAPSTS, from the coding sequence GTGGGTGTTTACGCGGTGACCGGGTCGGCATCCGGTATGGGACGCCAGGCGGCGGACAAGTTGCGGGCGGCCGGCCACACCGTGATCGGGGTCGATCTGCGCGACGCCGACGTCGTCGCGGACCTGTCCGGCCCGACCGGACGCTCCGCTGCCGCCGAGCAGGTGCTGGCCCAGTGTGGGGGCCGCCTCGATGGCGCCGTCCTGGCGGCGGGGCTGGGCCCGAAGCCGGGACCGAGCATGCCCCGGACCATCTTCGAGGTGAACTTCCGCGGGGTGGTGGACCTGTTGGAGGCGTGGCGACCGGCGCTGGCCGCCGCTGAGCGCGCCAAAGTGGTGGTGATCGGCAGCAATTCGTCGACCACCATCCCCGCTGTTCCACGTCGCGCGGTGCGCGCCCTGCTGGCCGGCAAGACGGCGCGGGCGGTGCGAACAGTCAAGCTGCTGGGCCCCGCGGCGCCGTCGATGGCCTACGGGGCATCGAAGATCGCGGTGACCCGCTGGGCACGCCGGCACGCGGTGACTCCGGCGTGGGCCGTGGCCGGTATCCGGCTCAACGTGCTGGCGCCCGGCGCGATCCAGACTCCATTGCTCGATGAGTTGTTGGCGATACCGCAGCAGGCCAAAGCTGTTCAGTCGTTCCCAGTGCCGGTCGGCGGCTACGGGAATCCCGCACTGTTGGCCGACTGGATGCTGTTCATGCTTTCGGATGCCGCCGACTTCCTTTGCGGCAGCGTCATCTTCGTCGATGGGGGCACGGACGCCTACTTCCGCAGCGATGACTGGCCACGCAGTCTCGGTATCTCGGGGGTGCCTCGCTACCTGCTGCGGATGAGGTCGTTTCGGGCGCCGTCGACGTCCTGA
- a CDS encoding mammalian cell entry protein, translated as MSGPDDAKVRRRASRAAGPAGDAGETTPSAVRIPAPSRAAVRAVRPAGPPPRRQPNARKTAQLAGAVGLAASVLLGGLVATLGVQHRHADAAQQRDQRFIDTAVQTVLNMYTYTPDTISDQVDLFVAGTSGPLRDTMAANAENLKALLRETKHSSEAVINAKALEGVDNVSGNASVLVAMRATATDVDGVNKPSQPYALRVIVHEDDAGNMTAYDLKWPDGSR; from the coding sequence GTGAGCGGACCCGACGACGCTAAGGTCCGGCGCCGGGCCTCGCGGGCTGCTGGACCAGCGGGTGATGCCGGCGAGACGACGCCGAGTGCGGTACGGATTCCAGCACCCAGCCGCGCCGCGGTACGGGCGGTTCGGCCCGCCGGACCGCCGCCGCGCCGGCAGCCCAACGCCCGCAAGACCGCGCAACTGGCGGGCGCGGTCGGACTGGCGGCGTCGGTCCTGCTCGGTGGGCTGGTCGCCACGCTCGGGGTGCAACACCGGCATGCCGACGCGGCGCAGCAGCGGGACCAGCGATTCATTGACACCGCGGTCCAGACTGTGCTGAACATGTACACCTATACGCCCGACACCATCAGTGACCAGGTGGATCTGTTCGTGGCTGGCACGAGCGGACCGCTGCGCGACACCATGGCCGCCAACGCCGAGAACCTCAAGGCGTTGCTCCGCGAGACCAAGCACAGCTCGGAAGCCGTGATCAACGCCAAGGCCCTGGAGGGCGTCGACAACGTCTCCGGCAACGCGTCGGTGTTGGTGGCGATGCGGGCTACCGCCACCGACGTCGATGGCGTCAACAAGCCATCGCAGCCCTACGCTTTGCGGGTGATCGTGCACGAAGACGACGCGGGAAACATGACCGCCTACGACCTCAAGTGGCCGGACGGCAGCCGATGA
- a CDS encoding MCE family protein: MLTRLVRIQLGIFAVVTVLAVGAISILYLHAPSRMGIGTYKVTADFIGGGGIYKSANVTYRGVTVGRVESVQLSDHGVDAAMRLNSATKIPGNVTATVKSMSAIGEQYIDLVPPAGEAAAGVLHSGARIGQDRTAIGQDIAGLLDQAQSLVNSVANSRLRDLLRSAFEGFNGSGQELARMIASSRQLIDEANDNFEATSKLVDQVEPFLDAQIRGGDGIKKLAQSLAAVTTEVRNADPQLREVLQTLPSVADEANTTFDGIRASFPTLAASIANFGRVGVIYRNSIEQALVVFPALMAALITVAGGVPMDEGAKLDFKIDMHDPPPCTVGFLPFTEMRTPADETVRELPKGLYCKAAQNDPTAVRGARNYPCMEYPGKRAPTIQLCRDPQGFVPIGSNTWRGPPVPYDTPITDPRMLNPMNKFPYIPPSTDYDPGPPVVALPPGVPAGPGPAPNPPFPLPYPPNQLGPNPPAPWPYYAPPDQNLPTGPGGNGGLPAYGRDPAPAPGPAPGPLPAEANSVAYSTYDRSGKFVDPAGNSGVFVSGSDKWLPAENWADLMLAPRQT; this comes from the coding sequence ATGCTGACCCGCCTCGTTCGAATCCAACTCGGGATCTTCGCCGTGGTCACAGTGCTGGCCGTCGGTGCGATCTCGATCCTGTATCTGCATGCCCCGAGCCGGATGGGCATCGGGACCTACAAGGTGACGGCCGACTTCATCGGCGGCGGCGGTATCTACAAGAGCGCCAACGTCACCTACCGCGGCGTGACCGTGGGTCGGGTGGAATCTGTTCAACTCAGCGACCACGGCGTTGATGCCGCCATGCGGCTCAACAGCGCCACCAAGATCCCCGGCAATGTCACCGCCACCGTCAAGAGCATGTCCGCGATCGGTGAGCAGTACATCGATCTGGTCCCGCCGGCCGGGGAGGCCGCCGCAGGCGTGCTGCACAGCGGCGCGCGCATCGGCCAGGACCGCACCGCGATCGGCCAGGACATCGCCGGACTGCTGGACCAGGCGCAGTCGCTGGTCAACAGTGTCGCCAACAGCCGTCTTCGTGATCTGCTGCGCAGCGCGTTCGAAGGGTTCAACGGGTCGGGGCAGGAGCTGGCCCGGATGATCGCCTCGTCGCGGCAGCTGATCGACGAGGCTAATGACAACTTCGAGGCGACCTCGAAGCTGGTCGACCAGGTCGAGCCCTTCTTGGACGCCCAGATCCGCGGCGGTGATGGCATCAAGAAGCTGGCACAGTCGCTGGCGGCGGTCACCACCGAAGTGCGCAACGCCGACCCGCAGCTCCGCGAGGTGCTGCAGACCCTGCCCAGCGTCGCCGACGAAGCCAACACCACATTCGACGGAATCCGCGCCTCCTTCCCGACACTGGCGGCCAGCATCGCCAACTTCGGGCGGGTCGGGGTCATCTATCGCAACTCCATTGAGCAGGCGCTGGTGGTGTTCCCGGCCCTGATGGCGGCCCTGATCACCGTCGCCGGTGGCGTGCCGATGGACGAGGGCGCCAAGCTGGACTTCAAGATCGACATGCACGACCCGCCGCCCTGCACGGTCGGCTTCCTGCCGTTCACCGAGATGCGCACTCCGGCCGACGAAACCGTCCGCGAGCTGCCCAAGGGCCTGTACTGCAAAGCCGCGCAGAACGACCCGACTGCGGTTCGCGGCGCGCGCAACTACCCGTGCATGGAGTACCCGGGCAAGCGGGCGCCGACCATCCAGCTCTGCCGTGACCCGCAGGGCTTCGTGCCGATCGGCAGCAACACCTGGCGTGGGCCGCCGGTCCCGTATGACACACCGATCACCGACCCGCGGATGCTGAATCCGATGAACAAGTTCCCCTACATCCCGCCGTCGACGGACTACGACCCGGGACCGCCGGTCGTGGCGCTGCCGCCCGGTGTGCCCGCGGGCCCCGGTCCGGCGCCCAACCCGCCGTTCCCGCTGCCGTACCCGCCGAACCAGCTCGGCCCCAACCCGCCGGCGCCGTGGCCGTACTACGCGCCGCCGGACCAGAACCTGCCGACTGGTCCTGGGGGCAATGGTGGCCTTCCCGCCTACGGCCGTGACCCCGCACCGGCGCCCGGTCCGGCTCCGGGACCGTTGCCGGCCGAGGCCAATAGCGTCGCCTACAGCACCTACGACCGGTCCGGAAAGTTCGTGGATCCGGCCGGCAACAGTGGAGTGTTCGTCTCCGGCTCCGACAAGTGGCTGCCCGCGGAGAACTGGGCTGATCTGATGCTCGCGCCGAGGCAGACGTGA
- a CDS encoding MCE family protein, translating to MSVKTLGGALQRVGRRGAVLGAGALVLSGCQFGGLNSLNMPGTAGHGRGSYSITVQLPDVTTLPQNSPVMVDDVTVGSVSGIRAVQQPDGTFYASVKLSLDGNVHLPANAIAKVAQTSLLGSQHIELAAPTDQPAVGTLARGDEIPLSRTGRYPSTEEVLSSLGVVVNQGNLGAVQDITEEAYAAVAGRAGAFAELVPRLAELTASLDRQARDIVAAAEGLNRVGATLARSAPSLARALDTMPAALQVLNDNRSNIVDAFGALQRLAVVGSRIMSETKEDFAADIKDLYPVVKAFAENANELVTAFPLIPTFPFPSMYLRNAVRGDFLNVYVIFDMTLRRFGETVFTTGGFDPNMPHMHDILNPPDFLIGEMANLSGQAADPFKIPPGTAPHYEE from the coding sequence ATGAGCGTGAAGACTCTTGGCGGCGCGCTGCAGCGGGTCGGCCGGCGCGGTGCGGTGCTCGGTGCCGGGGCATTGGTGTTGTCCGGTTGCCAGTTCGGCGGGCTGAACTCGCTGAACATGCCGGGGACCGCCGGCCATGGCCGCGGCTCCTACAGCATCACGGTGCAACTGCCGGATGTCACTACGCTGCCGCAGAACTCACCGGTGATGGTCGATGACGTGACCGTCGGCAGTGTCTCGGGCATTCGGGCAGTGCAACAGCCCGACGGCACCTTCTACGCCTCGGTCAAGCTGTCGCTGGACGGCAACGTGCATCTGCCGGCCAACGCCATAGCGAAGGTCGCGCAGACCTCGCTGCTGGGGTCTCAGCACATCGAGCTGGCCGCGCCGACCGACCAACCTGCGGTCGGCACCCTCGCCCGAGGCGATGAGATTCCGCTCAGCCGGACCGGGCGCTACCCCAGTACCGAAGAGGTGTTGTCCTCGCTGGGCGTGGTGGTCAACCAGGGCAATCTCGGTGCGGTGCAAGACATCACCGAAGAGGCCTACGCCGCGGTCGCCGGCCGGGCCGGCGCCTTTGCCGAGCTGGTGCCGCGGCTGGCCGAACTCACCGCGTCGCTGGATCGCCAGGCGCGCGACATCGTCGCGGCCGCCGAGGGGCTGAACCGGGTCGGGGCTACCCTGGCCCGTAGCGCTCCCAGCCTGGCGCGGGCGCTGGACACCATGCCCGCGGCGCTGCAGGTGCTCAACGACAACCGCAGCAACATCGTCGATGCGTTCGGCGCACTGCAAAGGCTGGCCGTGGTCGGATCGCGGATCATGAGCGAGACCAAGGAAGACTTCGCGGCCGACATCAAGGACCTGTACCCGGTCGTCAAGGCGTTCGCTGAGAACGCCAACGAGTTGGTAACGGCGTTTCCGCTCATCCCGACCTTCCCGTTCCCGTCGATGTATCTGCGCAACGCGGTGCGCGGCGACTTCCTCAACGTCTATGTCATCTTCGACATGACGCTGCGGCGATTCGGGGAGACGGTGTTCACCACCGGTGGTTTCGACCCGAACATGCCGCACATGCACGACATCCTCAACCCACCCGACTTCTTGATCGGCGAGATGGCGAACCTGTCCGGGCAGGCTGCCGACCCGTTCAAGATCCCGCCCGGCACGGCTCCCCACTATGAGGAATGA
- a CDS encoding NAD(P)-dependent oxidoreductase, whose protein sequence is MHIGFIGLGNMGSGMAANLLKAGHAVTAYNRSPAKVAALAQQGATPARTVADTCRGDVVQTMLADDEAVENVAFGPDGIVASLPPGGTHISSSTISVALAQRLTAAHAEAGQSYIAAPVFGRPDAAAAAKLFVIAAGAPAALNLVSPLFDAIGQRTFVVSEQPYTANLVKLSGNFLLATVIESLGEAIALVEKAGVDPAGYVDILTSTLFNAPAYATYGDLIARKSFEPAGFAATLGLKDVRLALQAAEELTVPLPLGSLLRDRFLALLANGGGQLDWSAITTLAGRDAGL, encoded by the coding sequence ATGCACATCGGATTCATCGGACTCGGGAACATGGGCAGCGGCATGGCCGCCAATCTGCTCAAGGCGGGTCATGCCGTCACCGCCTACAACCGGTCACCGGCCAAGGTGGCCGCCCTGGCACAGCAGGGCGCCACGCCGGCACGCACGGTGGCCGACACCTGCCGCGGCGACGTGGTGCAGACGATGCTGGCCGACGACGAGGCCGTCGAGAACGTCGCGTTCGGCCCGGACGGGATTGTGGCGTCGTTGCCACCGGGCGGGACCCACATCTCGTCGAGCACCATCAGCGTGGCGCTCGCCCAACGGCTCACCGCCGCGCACGCGGAAGCAGGGCAGTCCTATATCGCCGCACCCGTCTTCGGCCGGCCTGACGCCGCCGCTGCGGCAAAGCTTTTCGTGATCGCGGCGGGCGCGCCGGCGGCGCTGAATCTGGTGTCGCCGCTTTTCGACGCGATCGGACAGCGCACCTTTGTGGTGTCCGAGCAGCCGTACACCGCCAACCTGGTGAAGCTGTCCGGCAACTTTCTGCTCGCCACCGTCATCGAGTCGCTCGGTGAGGCCATCGCGCTGGTGGAGAAGGCCGGGGTGGACCCGGCGGGCTACGTCGACATCCTCACCTCGACGCTGTTCAACGCTCCGGCGTATGCGACCTACGGCGACCTGATCGCCCGCAAGAGCTTCGAGCCGGCCGGTTTCGCCGCCACCCTCGGGCTCAAGGACGTCCGCTTGGCGTTGCAGGCCGCCGAGGAGCTGACCGTGCCGCTGCCGCTGGGCAGCCTGCTGCGCGACCGTTTCCTGGCGCTGCTGGCCAACGGCGGCGGACAGCTGGACTGGTCGGCGATCACCACCCTGGCCGGACGCGACGCAGGGCTCTAA
- a CDS encoding MCE family protein, with protein sequence MTRRTSRIVLAGALAILLAAAAYVVLPAQRNYRITGYFASAVGLYPGDDVRVVGVPVGRIESIEPRAENVKITMSVRKDVPLPADVHALLMAPNIVSARVIQLAPAYTEGEKLGDGAVLGEDRTAVPVEWDEVKQELTQLSAQLAPESGKLNGVLSAFVNQAADTFDGNGDSFRNALRELSTTTGRLGDSRTDLFGTVKNLQVLVDALSGSNEQIVQFTDHVAAVSAVLADSSKDLDVTLGTLSQALRDVRGFLHNNNDALIAQVNKLADFTSMLSEQSDNFEQVLHITPHGLVNFYNIYNPAQGSLAGLLSLPDFANPVQFICGGVFDIGSVPDNFKRAEICKERMGPVMRRWAMNFIPLLFHPINSITAYKGQIIYDTPETEAKAQTPVPYLKWLPAPGVTPPNTEDVAALFLPPPAPGQLGKAPGPTGPAQPGAGAPREGG encoded by the coding sequence ATGACGCGCCGAACCTCACGCATCGTTCTCGCCGGGGCGTTGGCCATACTGTTGGCCGCCGCGGCGTACGTGGTGTTGCCCGCGCAGCGCAACTACCGCATCACCGGATACTTCGCGTCGGCAGTGGGCCTCTACCCGGGCGACGACGTCCGGGTGGTCGGGGTCCCGGTCGGCCGCATCGAGTCCATCGAGCCGCGTGCCGAGAACGTCAAGATCACCATGTCGGTGCGCAAGGACGTACCGCTGCCGGCCGACGTGCATGCGCTGCTGATGGCACCGAACATCGTCTCCGCGCGGGTCATTCAGCTGGCCCCGGCTTACACCGAAGGCGAGAAGCTGGGCGACGGAGCGGTGCTCGGCGAAGACCGCACCGCGGTCCCGGTCGAATGGGACGAGGTCAAGCAGGAGCTGACCCAGCTCAGCGCCCAATTGGCGCCCGAGTCGGGCAAGCTCAACGGCGTACTAAGTGCATTCGTCAACCAGGCCGCCGATACCTTCGACGGCAACGGCGACTCGTTCCGTAACGCACTGCGTGAACTGTCGACGACTACGGGCCGTCTCGGTGACTCGCGCACTGACCTGTTCGGGACCGTCAAGAACCTGCAGGTGTTGGTCGACGCGCTCTCCGGCAGCAACGAGCAGATCGTGCAGTTCACCGACCACGTGGCTGCGGTGTCGGCAGTGCTGGCGGACAGCTCCAAAGACCTGGATGTCACGCTGGGCACGCTGAGCCAGGCCCTGCGCGATGTGCGCGGCTTCCTGCACAACAACAACGACGCGTTGATCGCGCAGGTCAACAAGCTGGCGGATTTCACCAGTATGTTGTCGGAACAGAGCGACAACTTCGAGCAGGTGCTGCACATCACCCCGCACGGCCTGGTCAACTTCTACAACATCTACAACCCGGCCCAGGGCTCGCTCGCCGGCCTGCTGTCCCTGCCCGACTTCGCCAACCCGGTGCAGTTCATCTGCGGCGGCGTCTTCGACATCGGTTCGGTGCCCGACAACTTCAAGCGGGCCGAGATCTGCAAGGAGCGGATGGGACCGGTCATGCGCCGGTGGGCGATGAACTTCATCCCGCTGTTGTTCCACCCGATCAACTCGATCACCGCCTACAAGGGCCAGATCATCTACGACACCCCCGAGACCGAGGCCAAGGCCCAGACTCCGGTGCCCTATCTGAAGTGGCTGCCGGCTCCGGGTGTCACGCCGCCGAACACCGAAGATGTCGCGGCGCTGTTCTTGCCGCCGCCCGCGCCGGGGCAGCTGGGCAAGGCGCCCGGCCCGACGGGGCCGGCCCAGCCCGGTGCCGGTGCACCCCGGGAGGGCGGATGA